From one Bacteroides intestinalis DSM 17393 genomic stretch:
- a CDS encoding RNA polymerase sigma-70 factor: MRSTTDIPMSNAIVNSFNEIYTSYYKKSFFFAKSYVHDDLAAEDIASESLIKLWEKLKTEKIDYIEPLLLTILKNKALDYLKHEEVKRTAFESMVDWHQQELSIRISTLESCDPNEIFSDEVESIIRETLKLIPEQTQRIFLLSRFENKSNKEIAELMGISVKGVEYHISKALKALRITLKDYLPLFYFFFYY, from the coding sequence ATGAGAAGCACAACTGACATACCAATGAGCAATGCTATCGTAAATTCTTTTAATGAGATATACACTTCTTACTACAAGAAGTCATTCTTCTTTGCCAAATCATATGTTCATGATGATTTGGCAGCAGAAGATATTGCTTCCGAGTCATTGATTAAATTATGGGAAAAATTAAAAACAGAGAAAATAGATTATATAGAGCCACTCCTACTTACCATATTAAAGAATAAAGCTTTAGACTATCTGAAGCACGAAGAAGTCAAACGCACGGCTTTTGAATCTATGGTCGATTGGCATCAACAGGAACTTTCTATTCGTATTTCAACTTTAGAGTCATGCGATCCCAATGAAATATTCTCGGATGAAGTGGAAAGTATCATCCGGGAAACATTGAAATTAATCCCTGAACAAACCCAACGGATATTTCTACTAAGCCGGTTCGAGAACAAGTCCAATAAGGAAATAGCCGAACTGATGGGGATTTCCGTAAAGGGAGTGGAATATCATATATCAAAAGCATTAAAGGCATTACGGATCACCTTAAAAGACTATCTTCCCCTGTTCTATTTTTTCTTCTATTATTAG
- a CDS encoding RagB/SusD family nutrient uptake outer membrane protein, translating to MKTFNKLISLAIISMTSLVYTACSDSFFNRYPTDSMQMETYLKNDTELQNILFNGYYHLQDITLNVNYVNSLATDEGYDYKKNNSVDHINLNESTWDATLGITSEIWEHCFNMINRCNNVLLKLDNATAANRTQYEGEASFLRAYAYFTLVRLFGPVPITKMPIEDYSTLYSYGRSSMDEVYNLIKEDLETAISSLPDNYSADNMKGRATRIAAYTMQADVYMTLQDFTSAQKSIENILTYANQNSERLGLESDVLRIYSSNNPMGKEIIFAAQYNNGATMVANPLMGRSIPAATPSTQPAYIYPDGTKSTITTSQGTSCMLMTWELYNEFKANNNDQRFQKLVYNGIYTNEYVSVASEEVDVTQEGYTYLPVTLKYFDFGNEGMTTCACGNDNIIYRFADVLLMYAECLNETGTPESASNYLNQVRTRAGLANTTATTREEMDIAIENERMLELCFEGHRWYDLVRKGRITEVMEKHFAHRTQGLNPTLQSGNNGMTVSNASDVTGTPGTWKWTGSSAAILFGIPYDQIQLSGDWKQNELY from the coding sequence ATGAAAACTTTCAATAAACTAATATCACTTGCAATCATTTCCATGACAAGCCTTGTCTATACTGCTTGTAGTGACAGTTTTTTCAATCGCTATCCTACCGATTCCATGCAGATGGAAACTTATCTGAAAAACGATACCGAATTGCAAAATATACTCTTCAATGGCTATTATCATTTGCAGGACATTACCTTAAATGTTAACTACGTCAATAGCCTGGCTACGGACGAAGGATACGACTACAAGAAAAACAATTCTGTGGATCATATCAACCTGAACGAAAGTACATGGGACGCAACATTAGGAATCACCAGTGAGATATGGGAACATTGTTTCAATATGATAAACCGCTGCAACAACGTACTCCTGAAACTGGACAATGCTACTGCAGCAAACAGGACGCAATACGAAGGTGAGGCCAGCTTCCTCAGGGCCTATGCTTATTTTACGCTCGTAAGACTTTTTGGGCCGGTACCTATTACTAAAATGCCAATTGAGGACTACTCCACACTCTACAGTTATGGACGCAGTAGCATGGACGAAGTCTACAATCTGATAAAAGAAGATTTGGAAACGGCCATAAGCAGCCTTCCCGATAACTATTCCGCCGACAATATGAAGGGACGGGCAACAAGGATAGCAGCCTATACCATGCAGGCGGATGTCTACATGACATTGCAAGATTTCACTTCCGCACAGAAGTCTATAGAAAACATACTAACCTATGCCAATCAAAATAGTGAACGACTTGGTTTGGAAAGTGATGTCCTACGAATCTATTCTTCGAATAATCCCATGGGAAAAGAGATCATTTTTGCGGCGCAATACAACAATGGTGCAACAATGGTGGCCAATCCGCTGATGGGACGCTCCATTCCGGCTGCTACGCCATCTACCCAGCCCGCCTATATTTATCCGGACGGGACGAAATCGACCATTACCACTTCACAGGGCACCAGTTGTATGCTGATGACATGGGAGCTTTACAATGAATTTAAAGCTAACAACAATGACCAACGTTTCCAAAAGTTAGTCTATAACGGAATTTACACAAATGAATATGTATCGGTAGCCAGCGAAGAAGTGGATGTAACTCAAGAAGGATACACTTATCTCCCTGTCACATTGAAATACTTCGATTTCGGGAATGAAGGTATGACAACCTGCGCATGCGGCAACGACAACATTATATACCGCTTTGCAGATGTATTGTTGATGTACGCTGAGTGCCTGAATGAAACAGGAACTCCCGAATCTGCCTCCAACTACCTGAATCAAGTGAGGACGCGTGCCGGACTGGCCAATACAACAGCCACTACACGGGAAGAGATGGATATAGCCATCGAAAATGAAAGAATGTTAGAGTTATGTTTCGAGGGGCACAGGTGGTATGACTTGGTTCGGAAAGGAAGAATTACGGAAGTGATGGAAAAACACTTTGCCCACCGTACACAAGGACTCAATCCCACTCTTCAGTCCGGTAATAATGGCATGACCGTAAGCAATGCATCCGATGTCACCGGCACTCCCGGCACATGGAAGTGGACGGGTTCATCTGCCGCTATCCTGTTTGGGATTCCTTATGACCAAATTCAACTATCGGGAGACTGGAAACAGAACGAATTATATTAA
- a CDS encoding asparaginase: protein MSPNITSILLIYTGGTIGMIENPETGALENFNLEQLKKHVPELQNFTFHIDTYQFDPPMDSSDMDPEAWRKLVHIISDHYDRYTGFVILHGTDTMAYTASALSFMLEGLSKPVILTGSQLPIGVLRTDGKENLLTSLEIASARDAKGNPLVPEVCIFFENHLMRGNRTIKMNAENFNAFRSFNYPVLAEAGIHIKYNNVQIRFKEVERELKPHYLLDTNVAVLKLFPGIQENVVSSILGIEGLKAVVLETYGSGNAPRKEWFIRRLRNACEQGIVIVNVTQCSAGTVEMERYETGYQLMQAGVVCGYDSTTESAVTKLMFLLGHGYTPEEVRKRMRTPMAGEITTI from the coding sequence ATGAGTCCAAATATAACTTCCATTTTGCTAATCTATACCGGTGGAACCATCGGAATGATAGAAAACCCCGAAACGGGTGCTTTAGAGAATTTCAATCTCGAGCAGCTGAAAAAGCACGTACCGGAGCTGCAAAATTTCACATTCCATATCGATACTTACCAGTTCGATCCTCCGATGGACTCTTCGGATATGGACCCGGAAGCCTGGCGCAAACTGGTGCACATCATCAGTGACCATTACGATAGATACACAGGTTTTGTAATTCTGCACGGCACGGATACGATGGCATATACAGCATCCGCCCTTAGCTTTATGTTAGAAGGATTGAGTAAGCCTGTCATCCTCACCGGCTCACAACTCCCTATCGGAGTACTCCGCACGGACGGAAAAGAAAACCTTCTTACCAGTCTTGAAATAGCCAGTGCACGTGATGCAAAAGGCAATCCGCTTGTACCCGAGGTCTGCATCTTTTTTGAGAACCACCTGATGCGCGGCAATCGTACCATCAAGATGAACGCAGAGAACTTCAATGCATTCCGTTCATTCAACTATCCCGTATTGGCAGAAGCAGGTATTCATATTAAATATAATAATGTACAAATCCGCTTTAAGGAAGTTGAACGGGAACTGAAGCCACATTATCTATTAGATACCAATGTTGCTGTCCTAAAGCTCTTTCCGGGTATTCAGGAGAATGTAGTATCGAGTATATTGGGCATTGAGGGATTGAAGGCTGTCGTGCTCGAAACTTACGGTTCGGGAAATGCTCCCCGCAAAGAGTGGTTCATACGCCGCTTGCGGAATGCTTGCGAGCAAGGGATAGTCATCGTCAACGTCACCCAGTGCAGTGCCGGAACCGTAGAGATGGAACGTTATGAAACGGGGTATCAGCTGATGCAGGCGGGAGTAGTTTGCGGATATGACAGCACAACGGAGTCTGCCGTTACTAAACTGATGTTTCTACTGGGCCACGGTTATACGCCTGAGGAGGTACGAAAGAGAATGCGTACTCCAATGGCGGGAGAAATTACTACCATTTAA
- a CDS encoding FecR family protein has translation MNTELLQKYISGNATEAEKQHVTKWMQESPENMREYMAQRKLYDIALWRTAPIAEEKRQPKKIFSLRTLWIEAAKIAAIFAVILLGTHFWFEKHSIEQSESLQSIHVPAGQRAELMLADGTKVWLNSLSTLTFPGNFTGDIRNVKLDGEGYFAVTKNAEQPFIVETNKCSVKVLGTEFNVMAYATDSIWETALLKGAIEILSPSATMNGMKLEPNTMASLKEDRLIKGRIKDPDHFLWREGLICFNNVSVKDMLEKLKLYYGVDIVVNNTKILNNRYTGKFRTGDGVEHVLKVLKLNNKFTYKKDDEKNVITIN, from the coding sequence ATGAATACTGAATTACTCCAGAAATATATATCCGGCAATGCCACTGAAGCCGAAAAGCAGCACGTCACCAAGTGGATGCAAGAAAGCCCGGAGAATATGCGTGAATACATGGCACAACGCAAGTTGTATGACATTGCATTATGGCGCACAGCACCGATTGCAGAAGAGAAAAGGCAACCCAAGAAGATATTCTCATTGCGCACACTATGGATAGAAGCAGCAAAAATCGCAGCAATATTTGCAGTCATTCTACTGGGTACACACTTTTGGTTCGAAAAACATTCTATAGAGCAAAGTGAATCACTTCAATCCATACACGTACCTGCCGGACAACGAGCCGAACTTATGTTGGCAGACGGCACTAAAGTATGGCTGAACTCGCTGAGTACATTGACTTTTCCGGGAAACTTTACCGGCGATATCCGAAATGTGAAGCTGGACGGTGAAGGCTACTTTGCAGTGACTAAGAATGCAGAACAACCTTTCATTGTAGAAACAAACAAATGCAGCGTCAAGGTATTGGGTACAGAATTCAATGTAATGGCGTATGCAACAGACAGTATCTGGGAAACAGCACTGCTGAAAGGAGCAATAGAAATCTTAAGCCCTAGTGCCACCATGAATGGGATGAAGTTGGAACCGAATACAATGGCCAGTTTGAAAGAAGACCGGCTGATTAAAGGACGGATTAAAGACCCGGACCACTTCTTGTGGCGTGAAGGCCTTATTTGCTTCAATAACGTATCCGTAAAGGATATGCTGGAAAAGCTGAAACTATATTATGGAGTTGACATCGTTGTAAACAATACCAAAATACTGAACAATCGCTATACCGGTAAGTTTAGAACCGGAGATGGGGTAGAACATGTATTAAAGGTATTAAAGCTGAATAATAAATTCACCTATAAGAAAGATGACGAGAAGAATGTAATCACCATTAATTAA
- a CDS encoding TonB-dependent receptor, producing MKNILYQESIVENKHLFHIMKITALILFIFVGTTFATETYSQTMKVTVVADKISTDKVIHEIEKQTDYLFVYKVNEVNLKRTVQVNAENKSVAEVLNKVFEGTDIYYAMEGKNIMLMSKAKAGVTAQQTNKVTGVVKDKAGIPIIGATIIEKGTANGTVSDIDGNFSLQLNSQGTIIISYIGYITQEINVDKNQELVIVLEEDTETLDEVVVVGYGAIQKRSVSTAISTVKGGKISDMPTSNISQSLVGMSSGITLQQISGEPGAAPAIRVRGSGSINSGNDPLFVIDGYPTTDAELFNNINPADIADIQILKDAASSAIYGSKAGNGVIIVTTKQGQTGKAKVSFSTQVGWSEAQNYVDVLEANDYMDMIIEARTNNGTIQDFPQLVQMRESGNYTNTNWQDAIFRNALNYRGNTTITGGTETLKYNFSANYQNEDGILLNSYYRRTGIKGGFEANLSKKVKLGVNLNTTYSKKRIQQPTGGNTEDVTGVIAQALSMPPILPVYQPNGDYTQIAQHYAGLGLNNQLRNPVANLMENRNDAWSIRTMSNAYLEVKPIKGLTLRSSINFTTNSAKKDYYQSAYLLGKKYTGNKSTPDLTSIDGYRMSGFGYNTYWSTTATYDVMFNEKHHLNAMIGYDFEYNNDFDVQQDDRTDSDNPIAYNNTSITNINGATLWTGSSNYSNYVFDAMFARVVYDYNYKYVFSGSVRRDRSSKFGPDKRAGWFYSGSLAWNLTEEEFMKNISWLNIAKLRASYGVTGNDQIGNDYAWISSISSDQNVVFGNTAISTYYPSGYSNRQLGWEKNKQIDLGFDIGIFNALNVVVDFYKRTSDIVMPANIPNFNGISGSVYMNAGQIENKGIEIQVSATPFKGEFSWETTLSWSKNNNKILSLANNQNQLANAKAGTKWSNVIRNYVGRPMGDMYMLKVIGTFNTEEDLAKYATNGTQGIGDLIFEDYKKDGTIDVNDYQLVGNYQPDFTFGWNNTFKYKDLDLAITIDGQCGGNVIYAAARAFSLNRYDDNVLAESGLGRWISPTNTGNGTSHKAGTNNLGSNIGPSTRYLYDADFLRIRNISLGYTLPKKFCKTIGIEGLRISANVQNLWTFDKYPGYSVEANYEGNSATNNGVDFGGYPISRTFTFGLNFNF from the coding sequence ATGAAAAATATATTGTATCAGGAATCTATTGTAGAAAATAAACATTTATTCCATATTATGAAAATCACAGCCTTAATCCTGTTCATATTTGTCGGAACTACCTTTGCTACAGAAACTTATTCTCAAACGATGAAAGTGACTGTTGTAGCTGATAAGATATCGACAGATAAAGTTATCCATGAAATAGAAAAGCAGACAGATTATTTGTTCGTATACAAGGTGAACGAAGTCAATCTGAAACGCACAGTTCAGGTAAATGCAGAGAACAAATCGGTAGCCGAAGTACTAAATAAAGTGTTCGAAGGAACTGATATTTATTACGCCATGGAAGGCAAGAATATCATGCTGATGAGTAAGGCGAAGGCAGGAGTCACTGCCCAACAGACCAATAAAGTGACAGGAGTTGTGAAAGACAAAGCCGGCATTCCTATTATTGGTGCAACAATCATAGAAAAAGGAACTGCTAACGGTACAGTCTCGGATATTGACGGAAACTTTAGTCTGCAACTGAACAGCCAAGGAACGATAATCATTTCTTATATAGGCTATATCACACAAGAAATCAACGTGGACAAAAACCAAGAACTTGTTATAGTATTAGAAGAAGACACTGAGACGCTGGACGAGGTAGTGGTAGTAGGCTATGGTGCCATACAGAAACGTTCGGTATCCACCGCAATCTCAACTGTAAAAGGTGGAAAGATTTCTGATATGCCGACATCGAATATATCGCAAAGTCTTGTAGGTATGTCATCAGGCATCACTTTACAACAAATCAGTGGTGAACCGGGTGCCGCACCGGCTATTCGCGTTCGTGGCTCCGGCTCTATCAATAGCGGAAACGACCCTCTATTTGTCATTGACGGATACCCGACAACAGACGCAGAACTATTCAACAATATCAACCCTGCGGATATTGCCGACATCCAAATATTGAAAGATGCGGCTTCATCTGCAATCTATGGCTCCAAGGCAGGTAACGGCGTAATTATTGTCACTACCAAACAAGGTCAAACAGGAAAAGCCAAAGTTAGTTTCTCCACACAGGTGGGATGGAGCGAAGCTCAAAATTATGTAGATGTACTCGAAGCCAATGACTATATGGATATGATTATTGAAGCCCGTACAAACAACGGAACCATTCAAGACTTTCCTCAACTGGTTCAGATGAGAGAGAGCGGAAACTATACGAATACGAACTGGCAGGATGCCATTTTCCGCAATGCACTGAATTATAGAGGTAACACCACCATAACAGGAGGAACAGAAACCTTAAAATACAACTTCTCTGCAAACTACCAAAACGAAGATGGCATTTTACTGAACTCTTACTATCGCAGAACGGGAATAAAAGGAGGGTTTGAAGCTAATCTATCCAAAAAGGTAAAACTTGGCGTAAACTTGAACACGACTTATAGCAAGAAACGCATTCAGCAACCAACAGGTGGAAATACCGAAGACGTAACGGGCGTAATCGCTCAAGCATTATCAATGCCACCCATACTTCCCGTTTATCAGCCTAATGGGGATTATACTCAAATAGCACAGCATTATGCCGGCTTAGGCCTCAATAACCAACTCCGAAATCCCGTTGCGAATTTGATGGAAAATCGGAATGACGCATGGTCCATCCGCACAATGTCCAATGCTTATCTTGAAGTGAAGCCTATTAAGGGATTGACATTGCGCTCATCGATAAACTTCACAACCAACTCTGCCAAGAAAGATTACTACCAATCCGCTTATCTGCTGGGCAAGAAGTACACAGGCAACAAATCTACACCTGATTTAACCAGCATTGATGGCTATCGTATGTCCGGTTTCGGCTATAACACCTATTGGTCTACTACGGCAACTTACGATGTCATGTTCAACGAAAAGCATCACTTGAATGCCATGATTGGATATGACTTCGAATACAATAACGACTTTGATGTGCAGCAGGATGATCGGACAGACTCCGATAACCCTATCGCCTATAACAATACATCCATCACCAACATAAACGGCGCGACACTGTGGACAGGGTCTTCCAATTACTCAAACTATGTGTTCGATGCCATGTTTGCACGTGTAGTTTATGACTATAACTATAAATACGTTTTTTCGGGTTCTGTCCGGCGCGACCGTTCCAGTAAGTTCGGACCGGACAAACGTGCCGGATGGTTCTACTCCGGATCGTTGGCATGGAACCTAACGGAAGAAGAGTTTATGAAAAACATAAGCTGGCTCAACATTGCCAAACTCCGTGCCAGCTATGGGGTGACAGGCAATGATCAGATAGGCAATGACTACGCATGGATATCCAGCATTAGTTCCGACCAAAATGTGGTATTCGGCAATACAGCCATATCTACCTACTACCCCAGCGGCTATTCAAACAGGCAGTTAGGATGGGAAAAGAATAAACAGATAGATTTAGGATTCGACATCGGCATATTTAATGCTCTTAATGTTGTTGTGGATTTCTATAAGAGAACCAGTGACATCGTGATGCCGGCTAATATCCCCAACTTCAACGGTATATCAGGCAGCGTCTACATGAATGCCGGACAAATAGAGAATAAAGGTATAGAAATTCAAGTCTCCGCTACCCCATTCAAAGGAGAATTTTCTTGGGAAACAACACTCAGTTGGTCAAAGAACAACAATAAGATTCTGTCGCTTGCCAATAACCAAAACCAACTTGCCAACGCAAAAGCAGGTACCAAATGGAGCAATGTGATAAGGAACTACGTAGGACGACCAATGGGTGACATGTATATGCTCAAAGTAATAGGAACATTTAACACAGAGGAAGACTTGGCCAAATATGCCACAAACGGTACACAAGGCATTGGCGACTTAATTTTTGAAGACTACAAGAAAGATGGTACTATTGACGTCAATGACTATCAGTTGGTAGGAAACTATCAACCGGACTTCACCTTTGGCTGGAATAATACTTTTAAGTATAAAGACCTTGACTTGGCTATTACTATCGACGGGCAATGTGGCGGTAATGTAATTTATGCGGCAGCACGCGCCTTCTCACTGAACCGCTACGATGACAATGTACTGGCAGAGTCCGGGCTGGGGCGTTGGATATCACCAACTAATACCGGAAACGGTACATCCCACAAGGCCGGTACTAACAACTTGGGCAGCAACATCGGACCTTCCACAAGATACCTTTATGACGCGGACTTCCTGCGTATCCGCAATATATCCCTCGGATATACATTGCCAAAGAAATTCTGCAAAACAATAGGTATAGAGGGGTTGCGCATCAGTGCCAATGTACAGAATCTGTGGACTTTTGATAAATATCCGGGGTATTCCGTGGAAGCAAACTATGAGGGAAACTCCGCCACAAACAATGGTGTGGACTTCGGTGGGTATCCCATCTCACGTACCTTTACTTTCGGCCTTAATTTTAACTTTTAA
- the radA gene encoding DNA repair protein RadA — MAKEKTVYVCNNCGQESPKWVGKCPSCGEWNTYVEEVIRKEVVNKRPVSGIETEKPKPIVLSEIEADDEPRIDLHDEELNRVLGGGLVPGSLVLIGGEPGIGKSTLVLQTVLHIPKKRVLYVSGEESARQLKLRADRLSHNSSDCLIVCETSLEQIFVHIKNTRPELVIIDSIQTISTESIESSPGSIAQVRECSASILRFAKETHTPVLLIGHINKEGSIAGPKVLEHIVDTVLQFEGDQHYMYRILRSIKNRFGSTAELGIYEMRQDGLRQVSNPSELLLSQDHEGMSGIAIASAIEGIRPFLIETQALVSSAVYGNPQRSATGFDIRRMNMLLAVLEKRVGFKLAQKDVFLNIAGGLKVNDPAIDLAVISAILSSNMDTAIEPEVCMAGEIGLSGEIRPVNRIEQRIGEAEKLGFRRFVLPKYNLQGIDTKKLKIELIPVRKVEEAFRALFG, encoded by the coding sequence ATGGCAAAAGAAAAAACGGTTTATGTGTGCAATAACTGCGGACAAGAGTCTCCGAAATGGGTAGGCAAATGTCCGTCGTGCGGAGAATGGAACACATATGTGGAAGAAGTGATACGAAAGGAAGTCGTCAACAAACGCCCGGTCTCCGGAATAGAAACAGAAAAACCAAAACCTATTGTTCTTAGTGAAATAGAGGCGGATGACGAACCACGTATCGACCTGCACGATGAAGAACTGAACCGGGTATTGGGAGGTGGATTGGTTCCGGGCTCCCTAGTACTGATTGGCGGTGAACCGGGAATCGGTAAATCAACTTTGGTGCTACAAACTGTGCTCCACATACCCAAAAAGCGCGTTCTCTATGTATCGGGTGAAGAAAGTGCCCGCCAATTAAAATTGCGCGCCGACCGGTTATCGCACAATTCCAGCGATTGCCTTATTGTCTGCGAAACATCATTAGAGCAGATATTCGTACATATCAAGAACACCCGTCCGGAACTGGTAATCATTGACTCTATACAGACCATCTCTACAGAGAGCATTGAATCATCGCCGGGAAGCATTGCACAAGTACGCGAATGCTCAGCAAGCATCCTGCGCTTTGCCAAAGAAACACATACACCGGTATTGCTCATCGGACATATTAATAAGGAAGGCAGCATTGCCGGACCAAAAGTCTTGGAACATATCGTAGACACGGTGTTGCAGTTTGAAGGTGATCAGCATTATATGTATCGCATCCTGCGTAGTATCAAGAATCGTTTTGGCAGCACAGCCGAACTGGGTATTTATGAAATGCGACAGGATGGTTTACGCCAAGTCAGCAATCCATCGGAGTTATTGTTAAGCCAGGATCACGAAGGTATGAGCGGCATAGCCATAGCTTCAGCCATAGAGGGGATACGTCCGTTCCTGATTGAAACTCAAGCATTAGTGAGCAGTGCGGTATATGGTAATCCGCAACGTTCGGCCACGGGATTCGATATCCGAAGAATGAATATGCTATTGGCAGTACTGGAAAAACGGGTAGGCTTCAAACTGGCTCAGAAGGATGTGTTCCTTAATATTGCCGGAGGATTGAAAGTTAATGATCCGGCGATAGACTTGGCTGTCATCAGTGCCATACTGTCCAGCAATATGGATACGGCTATCGAACCGGAAGTCTGTATGGCAGGGGAAATAGGTTTGTCCGGCGAAATCCGTCCGGTAAACCGAATTGAGCAAAGAATCGGCGAGGCGGAGAAGCTGGGATTCAGACGGTTTGTACTGCCGAAATACAATTTACAAGGAATTGATACGAAGAAACTCAAGATAGAACTAATACCGGTAAGAAAGGTAGAGGAAGCATTCAGAGCACTATTCGGATAA
- a CDS encoding NAD(P)/FAD-dependent oxidoreductase, with amino-acid sequence MIQEYQLRVLPEVAANEQRLKEYLVQEKGLNVRDINATRILKRSIDARQRTIFVNLNVRVYLNEMPKDNEYQPTIYKNVEGKPQVIVVGAGPGGLFAALRLIELGLRPIIVERGKNVRDRKKDLAQISREHTVNPESNYSFGEGGAGAYSDGKLYTRSKKRGNVDKILNVFCQHGASTAILVDAHPHIGTDKLPRVIENMRNTILECGGEVHFETRMDALIIEEDEIKGIETHTGQTILGPVILATGHSARDVYRWLAANQVEVEAKGIAVGVRLEHPSELIDQIQYHSKNGRGKYLPAAEYSFVTQVDGRGVYSFCMCPGGFVVPAASGPQQIVVNGMSPSNRGSHWSNSGMVVELRPEDLLSGELRVESGEWTMQHDSAANSQLSTLNSQLNMMYFQETLEYNCWRQGNMRQTAPAQRMQDFTRKKLSYDLPESSYAPGLISSPLHFWMPSFITERLSKGFQRFGQYSRGFLTNEAVMIGVETRTSAPVRIIRDRETLQHVRIKGLFPCGEGAGYAGGIVSAGIDGERCAEAVANYFKL; translated from the coding sequence ATGATACAAGAATACCAACTACGCGTGCTGCCCGAAGTAGCCGCCAATGAGCAACGATTGAAGGAGTACCTCGTACAGGAAAAAGGATTGAATGTACGGGACATCAACGCAACACGAATCCTGAAACGCAGTATTGACGCCCGGCAACGGACTATTTTCGTCAATTTGAATGTACGGGTATATCTGAATGAAATGCCCAAAGATAATGAATATCAACCTACTATATATAAGAATGTAGAAGGAAAGCCACAGGTCATCGTCGTGGGTGCCGGTCCCGGTGGGCTGTTCGCTGCGCTGAGACTGATAGAACTGGGACTTCGCCCAATCATTGTAGAACGTGGAAAGAATGTACGTGACCGGAAGAAAGACCTGGCTCAGATCAGCCGGGAGCACACAGTGAATCCGGAATCTAATTATAGTTTCGGTGAGGGAGGCGCAGGTGCTTATTCGGACGGGAAACTCTATACTCGCAGCAAGAAACGTGGAAATGTAGATAAGATATTAAACGTATTCTGTCAGCATGGTGCTTCTACAGCTATATTAGTAGACGCACATCCGCATATTGGAACGGATAAACTACCACGTGTAATAGAGAATATGCGGAATACGATTCTCGAATGTGGCGGAGAAGTGCACTTTGAGACGCGTATGGATGCTTTAATTATTGAGGAAGATGAAATAAAAGGTATCGAAACCCATACAGGACAAACGATTCTGGGTCCGGTGATCCTGGCAACAGGGCATTCGGCACGGGATGTGTACCGTTGGTTGGCTGCCAATCAAGTGGAAGTTGAAGCTAAAGGTATTGCAGTCGGTGTACGTTTGGAACATCCTTCGGAATTGATTGACCAGATACAATATCATAGTAAGAACGGACGGGGGAAATATCTACCTGCCGCCGAATACAGCTTTGTGACACAGGTAGACGGACGAGGAGTATACAGTTTCTGTATGTGCCCGGGTGGTTTTGTTGTACCCGCCGCCAGTGGTCCGCAACAGATTGTAGTCAACGGAATGAGTCCCAGCAACCGTGGATCGCATTGGAGCAACTCAGGGATGGTAGTTGAATTGAGGCCAGAAGACTTATTGAGTGGAGAATTGAGAGTGGAGAGTGGAGAGTGGACTATGCAGCATGATAGCGCAGCTAACTCTCAACTCTCAACTCTCAACTCTCAACTCAATATGATGTATTTCCAAGAGACATTAGAATATAATTGCTGGCGACAAGGCAATATGCGTCAGACAGCTCCTGCACAACGTATGCAGGATTTTACACGTAAGAAATTGAGCTATGATTTACCGGAAAGTTCCTATGCTCCGGGGCTAATATCTTCTCCCCTACACTTCTGGATGCCATCGTTCATTACAGAACGACTCAGCAAAGGATTTCAGCGGTTCGGACAATACAGTCGTGGCTTCCTGACTAATGAAGCGGTAATGATTGGTGTGGAGACACGAACCTCTGCACCGGTACGGATCATAAGAGATAGGGAAACTTTGCAGCATGTAAGAATTAAAGGATTGTTTCCATGCGGAGAAGGAGCAGGATATGCAGGTGGCATTGTTTCTGCCGGCATTGATGGGGAACGATGTGCAGAAGCAGTAGCTAACTACTTCAAGCTATAA